In Lolium rigidum isolate FL_2022 chromosome 7, APGP_CSIRO_Lrig_0.1, whole genome shotgun sequence, the DNA window GGCGACGCACTCCTAGTCTAGCTAGCTACGCCTGGCGCATGACAAGTTGCAGACACGTACTACTAgcatttggtttttttttttttgttctttgatTAGATAGTATGCGATGCCAGTGTTCAAAATGGAGTGCTTGCTTGTTAATTTGGCCGGAAAATTCTACTAGCTATTGATCTTCCATTTTCTTCTTCAGATAACCATTTAGTTGTACCTATAGAGCTTATGGTAATGTAATTCATTATGCTTGATCGATCGATCCATATCACACTCAGGTGAAAGTTGGAAACACATATCGGGTCCGAAATTAATTACAGTGTCATATCATGCATCGATTCCCCGTGCATAAGTCCGATATAAAATCTTCCGCTTTCTTGGATTCGACATATGGGCGCCGGCGACGAGCACGCACGTACGGAAGCGGTGGCGCGCGTCGACGGACTTGTGTGCGATTGCTTTGATCTGATAATAACTTACAAGCGCGAAGGCATGACGCCCAACTTGTCCGACTCGGTGACGACGTGGTTGCGGGTGATGTCGGCGAGCGAGGTGCAGCCGCCGAGCGCCATGGTGAGCTCAAACTCGTCGCGCAGCATCTTCAGCACGTTGCTCACTCcggcctcccccgccgccgccagcgagAACACCACTGGCCGTCCGATCTGCActcatcgacatcagctcagtcaTCGGCGATCACCTGCAGCATCAATAATTCGCTAGCTAGGGAGCGTGTGCTTACGAAAACGCCAGCGGCGCCTAGAGCAAGCGCCTTGAAGACGTCGGTGCCGCGGCGGACGCCGCCGTCAAGGAAGACGGGGATCTGCCCGGCAGCACCCTTCACGACCTCCTCCAGGGCGCTGATGGTCGCCGGGACGTAGTCCAGCTGCCTGGCACCGTGGTTCGACACGATGATCCCGGCCGCGCCGTTCTCGACGGCGAGCCTGCTGTCCTCTCCCGTGATCACTCCCTTCACCAGGATCGGCATCGTCGTGATGCTCTGCAGCCACTTCACATCCTGCACAAAACCCAAATAATTTCATTCAGAGACTGGCAGAGTTTCATGCATGAGTAAATTCTGGTCATGCTGAGCAAAATCTTTTCGTGAGATCATGTTTACCTTCCAGCTCAGGGTGCGGTCAATTTGCCCGGCGACATATGAAGCCAGTCCTGAATCGTTGGCCTGCTCGGAACATAGAGATTTAATGAGAAAACAGACAGAGAAATGAACATAGAGATTCAATCGTTGGCTTGTTGTGGAAGGTGGATGCACCTGGTCCATTTTTCCCAGGTCCAAACCTTCAAAGTTCTTGAGTGTCAAATTTGGTGGCAAAACAAATCTGCAGCACCATCACACACAAGAAGGTCACTCATTAAAAGTCCTGGCAGACATGTTCTATTTTTCTTACTTTTCAGTGTATGACTGTTATGTTCAGCACATTGCTCATTGATATACTATTGTTTGTCCCCATTTGTAGTGATTATCTGTAATCAAATGGTCTCTATTAATCACATGGATATGACTTGATTACCTATTCTTGATATCAGCTTCCCTGCGGCCAAGTCGCGGGGTATCCACGGTGAGCGCTATAGCCTTGAATCCAGCCTTTTCAGCTCTCCTCACAAGCTGCTCGACCACCTTCCTGTCTTTGTAGACCTACAAAGTTCAGATGAACGGTGGTCATTCAGAATGCTGATTAACCAAATGATAGAAGAGTTATAATCAGCTGTTTGATATATTtacatagagttggaagaaacggATCCCTGGTCCAGTTGAGGCAACCTCCTCAACGCTTGAAGTAGCCCAGGATGACAATGTCTGAAAATTTTATAGTAACTTTAGCACCGCATTCTACTTCATTGCATAGGATTGTCCAATTTATTAGTAGGAATTCTGTTGTAAGGAACTGAATCGACATACCATTACAGTGCCTGCTTTTGATGCCGCGCGGGCAGTTGCATACTCTCCTGAAAATTGAATGGAGATGCCAATATAAGGTCAAAAATGTGCAGCATGCAAAAACTGCAACCATTTCTTAAGTCCAACAGCGTTATACTTTGGTGTGGAACATATAGCTGAATTAAGCACGGCCAAATGAATTTTCAGAGATAATACCATCTGGGTGCGCCATCTTCTGCATTGCAGTGGGGGAAATCATGATGGGCATTGAGAGCTTGAAACCCAGAATAGTTGTTGTCATGtcaattttggatacatcgatcaGTATCCGAGGGCGGAACCTACACAAAACAAATGCAAACAGAATAACAGATGATCAGCAACTCTCGAAAATAGGAACTTCATATCTATTCCTGAAGTTTAGACAAATAGCATGACTGAGAAACATTCTGTAATATGCTGATTAACTTCAGACAATACATACGCTACCGAAAACGTCAGAATCCCCTTTTTCAGTTATTACTTAGTTCTGGTTATATCTATCTGGTGAATAAGATACGCGCTCTAACATACGACAAACTCCGAGACCCCTAAATTCAGCTCATTTTCGAACAAAAGGACACATTTTCACTCAATAGCCTCACACAATTCACTTGAAATAAGATCGAGGTTGAAATCTACAAGAACAAGGTGTATGTACTAGAGCCTGATTAATCATGGCAACATATGACTAGATATCTTGCACCGCTGCTCCTACTCATTTCTACAAACAGATGACATATATAGAAAAGAAAGAAGATCAGAATCAACCAAGAATAGGCATCTTACAAGATCCTGGAAAAGGCCTCCCTGTTCTCCTTTAGCGTCCACTCATCCTCGGCGCCGGACGCGTAGTAGTCGTAGATCATCTTGGGAAGCCTCTGCTTCGCGATTGCCTGGTACTCCGTGACATTGGTGACCTCCATTTCTCTG includes these proteins:
- the LOC124670116 gene encoding glycolate oxidase 5-like — translated: MEVTNVTEYQAIAKQRLPKMIYDYYASGAEDEWTLKENREAFSRILFRPRILIDVSKIDMTTTILGFKLSMPIMISPTAMQKMAHPDGEYATARAASKAGTVMTLSSWATSSVEEVASTGPGIRFFQLYVYKDRKVVEQLVRRAEKAGFKAIALTVDTPRLGRREADIKNRFVLPPNLTLKNFEGLDLGKMDQANDSGLASYVAGQIDRTLSWKDVKWLQSITTMPILVKGVITGEDSRLAVENGAAGIIVSNHGARQLDYVPATISALEEVVKGAAGQIPVFLDGGVRRGTDVFKALALGAAGVFIGRPVVFSLAAAGEAGVSNVLKMLRDEFELTMALGGCTSLADITRNHVVTESDKLGVMPSRL